The Megalobrama amblycephala isolate DHTTF-2021 linkage group LG13, ASM1881202v1, whole genome shotgun sequence genome contains a region encoding:
- the plekha8 gene encoding pleckstrin homology domain-containing family A member 8, with the protein MEGVLYKWTNYISGWQPRWFVLEGGTLSYYDSQEDAWKGCKGSIKISVCEIQVHPSDFTRVDLIIPGEQYFYLRAINAAERQKWLVALGTAKACLTDNRTKREKELQESTEALKTKMSELRLYCDLLLQQVNKIQESPLAEMTADSGEVGDETGNLVKSTCTTFLKTLEECMQIASHTFNPDLLSRTPPSSPPVATIKPQKIKSTVPKNQHPGETQKDLINTAGTSAHESGTENEPPPSPQESIPTSPTGSGLMEDQEEPMEPHNGSSSSTHDPEEPVEEEKDKLPEEAEHAQGKQQEVSHTPTQNKEEKATEEIQADLEVNELQSENKQEEEDKVDTFFSTMSHRFSDIKLEDGSGIPTQAFLDSCYAIVPVLDKLGPTVFAPVKLDFVGNIKKIQQKVVSDPESFPTLQSIVLHEVETEVARVRNSATEALLWLKRGLKFLKEFLSEINTGMKDIQGALNNAYGKTLRQYHGWVVRGVFALALRAAPSYEGFMAALVSHEGDELKEGFTTGMHRDLDFYLPAMGKQLSILDALYEEYGLESDEIV; encoded by the exons TTCACCCATCGGATTTCACAAGGGTTGATCTGATCATTCCAGGAGAACAGTACTTTTATCTCAGGGCAATTAATGCAGCAGAGAGGCAGAAATGGCTTGTGGCGTTAGGAACTGCAAAAGCCTGTCTTACAGACAACCGAACCAAGAGAGAAAAGG AGCTCCAGGAAAGCACAGAAGCTCTGAAAACAAAGATGTCTGAGCTAAGGCTTTACTGTGACCTTCTCCTTcagcaagtgaacaaaatacaaGAAAGTCCTCTGGCAGAGATGACAGCTGATTCTGGGGAG GTAGGGGATGAGACAGGAAATCTAGTGAAGTCCACATGCACGACCTTCTTGAAGACCCTGGAGGAGTGTATGCAGATTGCTAGCCATACCTTTAATCCAGACCTTCTGAGTCGGACCCCTCCAAGCTCTCCTCCTGTGGCTACCATCAAACCTCAGAAG ATCAAATCTACTGTTCCAAAAAATCAGCACCCGGGAGAAAC ACAAAAGGACTTAATAAACACCGCAGGAACATCAGCACATGAGAGTGGAACAGAAAATGAACCTCCTCCATCTCCTCAAGAAAGCATACCTACATCACCTACAG GAAGTGGTTTAATGGAGGACCAAGAGGAGCCCATGGAGCCTCATAATGGCTCTTCATCAAGCACACATGACCCTGAAGAACCTGTAGAAGAGGAGAAGGACAAACTGCCCGAAGAAGCAGAGCATGCCCAAGGAAAACAACAGGAAGTCTCCCATACCCCCACACAGAACAAAGAAGAAAAGGCCACTGAAGAAATCCAGGCAGACCTGGAAGTGAATGAGCTTCAGTCTGAGAACAAACAGGAAGAGGAAGATAAGGTGGACACATTCTTCAGTACCATGAGCCACAG ATTTAGTGATATAAAACTGGAGGACGGCAGTGGTATTCCCACACAGGCCTTTTTGGATTCTTGCTATGCTATAGTGCCGGTTTTAG ACAAGCTTGGACCAACTGTCTTTGCTCCAGTTAAACTAGATTTTGTGGGAAACATTAAG AAAATCCAGCAGAAGGTGGTGTCCGATCCTGAGAGTTTCCCCACCCTACAGAGCATCGTGCTGCACGAGGTGGAGACAGAGGTGGCACGGGTGCGGAACTCGGCCACAGAAGCGCTTCTATGGCTTAAACGGGGACTCAAGTTCCTCAAAGAATTCCTTTCTGAAATCAATACAGGCATGAAGGACATCCAGGGAGCTCTTA ataaTGCATATGGAAAAACATTACGGCAATATCACGGATGGGTTGTTCGAGGAGTCTTTGCA CTGGCTCTACGGGCCGCCCCGTCCTATGAGGGCTTCATGGCTGCACTGGTTTCTCATGAAGGTGATGAACTGAAGGAGGGCTTTACAACCGGCATGCATCGAGACCTTGACTTCTACCTGCCAGCTATGGGGAAGCAGCTGTCCATCCTTGATGCTCTCTATGAAGAGTACGGCTTGGAATCAGACGAGATCGTGTGA